Below is a window of Geomonas oryzisoli DNA.
CCCGTGGTCAACATCAGCGGCTGCCCCCCCATCGCGGAAACCATCACCGCCACCCTCACCTACTACCTCGCCTACGGACATCCCCCGCCCCTGGACGGCATGGGGCGTCCACTCTTCGCCTACGGCCAACGGATCCACGACAAGTGTCCGCGCCGGGCCAGCTTCGATGCCGGCCAGTTCGCCGAGCGTTTCGACGACGAGAACGCCCGCCGGGGATACTGCCTGTACCGCCTCGGCTGCAAGGGGCCCGCTACCTTCGCCCCCTGCGCGACCGTGGAATGGAACCTCGGGCAGAGCTTTCCCATCAAGGCGGGGCATCCCTGTCTGGGGTGCACCGAGCGCCACTTCTACGACCGGATGACCCCCTTCTACCGCAGGCTCCCCGGTTTCGTGGTCCCGGGCCTCGGGGTGGAGGCTACCGCCAACACCGTCGGCGCCGCCGCCGTGGCGGCCTCGGTGGGGGGCGTGGTGGTCCATTCGGCCGCCACCGTGATCGCGCGAAAGAGGTCGAAAAAGGCCCAGCCGGAGACCCTCCCGCTCGCGGTACTCGGGGACACCGAACCGCCGACGCGGGACGAAGATCAAAAGACGTAATGCGAAGACGCGGTGGCGCCAAGGCGCAAAGAAAAGCGCGAACAGAAGGGAAAAACCATTTGCCCTGTTTGCTTTTCCTAGCGTCCCAGCGCCTTTGCGCCTTTGCGTTAAAGGTTTGGGAGTTTAAAGGAGGTCACCATGGCAGGCGAGCGAATCGTCATCGACCCCATCACCCGGATCGAGGGGCACCTGCGCATCGAGCTGGAGACCGAGGGAGGGAGGGTCGCCAATGCCTGGGCCTGCGCCACCCAGTTCAGGGGGATCGAGAGGGTACTGCAGGGGCGCGACCCGCGCGACGCCTGGGCCTTCGCCCAGCGCATCTGCGGCGTCTGCACCGGCGTGCATGCCATCGCCTCCGTGCGCGCCGTCGAGGATGCCGTGAAGTGCAGGATCCCACCCTGCGCCGAACTGATCCGCAGCCTGGTTTCGGGCATGGCCACCCTGCAGGACCACGTCATGCACTTCTACCACCTGCATGCACTGGACTGGGTCGACGTGATGAGCGCGCTGAAGGCCGACCCCGCCGCCACCGCCCGCCTGGCCGCCTCGCTCTCCCCCTGGCCCAACAACTCCGCCACCTGGTACCGGGAGGTGCAAAAACGGGTGGCCGATTCGGCCGGCGGGGGGCTCGGCATCTTCGCGGGCGGCTACTGGGGCCACCCCGCCTACCGGCTTCCCCCCGAGGCCAACCTGATGGCGCTCGCCCACTACCTGGAGGCGCTCTCCTGGCAGCGCG
It encodes the following:
- a CDS encoding hydrogenase small subunit, producing the protein MKDPQEGGWTSGETFEEFLTRRGVTRREFLSFCSRVAACFAAATLPGASGALAQEMAQKLSGAGRPSVIYLQLQECTGCLESLLRSGSSPIDRLILEHVSLDYNELLMAPSGSAAEEVLQKAAASPHLLLVNGSVPLRDDGAYCTIGGDSAANLLKRAAQKASAIMAVGACAEYGCVQAASPNLTGAVGVSDVITDRPVVNISGCPPIAETITATLTYYLAYGHPPPLDGMGRPLFAYGQRIHDKCPRRASFDAGQFAERFDDENARRGYCLYRLGCKGPATFAPCATVEWNLGQSFPIKAGHPCLGCTERHFYDRMTPFYRRLPGFVVPGLGVEATANTVGAAAVAASVGGVVVHSAATVIARKRSKKAQPETLPLAVLGDTEPPTRDEDQKT